A window of Roseiflexus castenholzii DSM 13941 genomic DNA:
CCTGACGACGCTCATAACGCCTGTTTTGGGACAGACGCTATGGAAGCGCCGGTAACGTAAAGCAAAACAGCGACCCGCCATCAACCGGACGCTCGACCCAGATCCGACCGCCATGCCGGGTGATCACCTTCCGGCAGATCGCCAACCCGATCCCGCTTCCCGGATACTGGCGCCGACTCTGCCCACGAACGAATATATCGAAGATGCGTTCCACATCCTCGGCTGGAATGCCGATACCATGATCGCGCACAGTAAAGAGCCACTCATTCATCCGGCGTTGCGCACCGATATGAATGCGCGGTCGCTCATCACCGCGAAACTTGATCGCATTGCTGATCAGATTGCGAAACACCAGTCCAAGTTCGACATCATCGCCAAAAACGACAGGCAGCGGATCGAACGTGATCTCTGCCCGGCTTTCGGCAATCGCCACCTGCAACATACCGATGGCGCGCGCCAGAACATCGTTGCAATCGACGGGGCGCACAACCGACCGATGCTGATCGAGACGAGCGTATGCCAGCAGTTTGTCGATGATCGCTTGCATCCGCGTGGCGCCATCGTGCGCGTAGGCAATGTACTCGTTGGCGCGATCATCGAGCTGTTCGCCATAGCGTCGTCGGAGCAGATCGAGAAAACTGACGACCATCCGCAGCGGTTCACGCAGTTCGTGCGACACAATCGAGGTAAACTGTTGCAATTCGGTATTGGCGCGCGCCAGGCGGGTCGTCTGTTCGATCAACAAGCGCAACGACTGGCGTGGCGCATGAGCAAGCCGCCGCCGCCGCCGCACGCGATCCTGAAGACGTTGATGCTGCTCGCGCAGGCGGACCAGCGCCTCGACGGCCGGCTGTGCAGTGATGTCGGTATTGACGAGCGCCACGCCGCCTTCCCTGAGCGGCAACGCTTCGAGACGAAACCAGCGCTCGCCGTCATCCGTCGGACGACTGTACTCCTGCATGAAGGAAGACCGCTCACCCCGCAGCACGGCATCGATCCCGGCTGGCGCATCCGGGACCACATCGGCAAACACGCTCTGTTCACATGTCCAGTCGTCACGGTAGTGTGCGCCAATCCGAAACAATCGATCGCCGCTCTGCGCCGCAATCAGGCGAAACCACGCCCGATTCGCGGCGATAATCACGCCGTTGCGATCAAGCACGGCAATCTGTGCGTTTAGTGCATCGAGCACGCTCTGACAGGCGATAGTTTCTGGCGTATCGTCGTGTGTTGAAGCAAGAATAGGCATGGCTCCGCTCGCATCCGAAGTCTGCATCGGTTAACCGGCGGTTGCGTGACTACTTCATTATACCAATTCTGACAGGCGGCGCTACGCTTCGTGCTATAATAGGCACGCTCTTGATCGGGGCGGTTGTTTCTCCGCGCATTATCGCCCACCGCCTGACCGGATGTCGATCAGTCAACCACAATTTTCGCAGGATGCGCTCATGGATGAACAGCCGACCATTCTGGTCATTGATGATGATCCGGCAATGCAGGCCGTGTTGGAGATTGCGTTGCGCGAGGCGGGGTATCGTGTCGAGATTGCCGGCGATGGTCAGGAAGGGATTCAAAAACTTATGATCCTTCGGCCTCAACTGGTCATCTGCGATATTATG
This region includes:
- a CDS encoding sensor histidine kinase; amino-acid sequence: MPILASTHDDTPETIACQSVLDALNAQIAVLDRNGVIIAANRAWFRLIAAQSGDRLFRIGAHYRDDWTCEQSVFADVVPDAPAGIDAVLRGERSSFMQEYSRPTDDGERWFRLEALPLREGGVALVNTDITAQPAVEALVRLREQHQRLQDRVRRRRRLAHAPRQSLRLLIEQTTRLARANTELQQFTSIVSHELREPLRMVVSFLDLLRRRYGEQLDDRANEYIAYAHDGATRMQAIIDKLLAYARLDQHRSVVRPVDCNDVLARAIGMLQVAIAESRAEITFDPLPVVFGDDVELGLVFRNLISNAIKFRGDERPRIHIGAQRRMNEWLFTVRDHGIGIPAEDVERIFDIFVRGQSRRQYPGSGIGLAICRKVITRHGGRIWVERPVDGGSLFCFTLPALP